In Labilithrix sp., a single genomic region encodes these proteins:
- a CDS encoding glutathione S-transferase family protein, protein MGQLVEGKWQKGWYDPDAKGAFQRPKTVFRGTVAPADVERGRYHLYVAYACPWAHRAMIVRAMRGLEDAIAMTFVDPRMTDEGWSFGGEGEKDPLFDYPYLRDVYTRADRKYTGRVTVPVLWDKKKDTIVNNESRDVIRILDTAFDALADGPSLAPPDLVPLIDQRLDEIYDPYNNGVYRAGFAGKQEAYDEAVRDVFATLDRMDALLGNQRFLCGETMTEADVAFFTTSLRFDLVYYSHFKCNVRRIQDYKNVWRFVRELYSLPAVKRTCDLNQIKLHYYWSQTTVNPSRIVPLGPSLDL, encoded by the coding sequence ATGGGACAGCTCGTCGAAGGGAAGTGGCAAAAGGGTTGGTACGATCCCGACGCGAAGGGGGCGTTCCAGCGACCGAAGACGGTCTTCCGCGGCACCGTCGCGCCGGCGGACGTCGAGCGCGGTCGCTACCACCTCTACGTGGCCTACGCCTGCCCGTGGGCGCATCGCGCCATGATCGTTCGCGCGATGCGCGGCCTCGAGGACGCGATCGCGATGACGTTCGTCGACCCGCGCATGACCGACGAGGGCTGGTCCTTCGGGGGCGAGGGCGAGAAGGATCCGCTCTTCGACTACCCGTACCTGCGCGACGTCTACACGCGCGCGGATCGCAAGTACACCGGCCGCGTCACGGTGCCGGTGCTCTGGGACAAGAAGAAGGACACGATCGTCAACAACGAGTCGCGCGACGTGATCCGCATCCTCGACACCGCGTTCGACGCGCTCGCGGACGGCCCGTCGCTCGCGCCCCCCGACCTCGTGCCGCTCATCGATCAGCGCCTCGACGAGATCTACGACCCCTACAACAACGGCGTCTACCGCGCCGGATTCGCCGGCAAGCAAGAGGCGTACGACGAGGCGGTGCGCGACGTGTTCGCGACGCTGGATCGAATGGACGCGCTATTGGGCAATCAGCGCTTCCTCTGCGGCGAGACGATGACCGAGGCCGACGTGGCGTTCTTCACGACGTCACTCCGCTTCGACCTCGTCTACTACTCGCATTTCAAGTGCAACGTGCGCCGCATCCAGGACTACAAGAACGTCTGGCGCTTCGTACGTGAGCTCTATTCGCTCCCCGCCGTGAAGCGCACCTGCGACCTGAACCAGATCAAGCTCCACTATTACTGGAGCCAAACGACGGTGAACCCCTCCCGCATCGTCCCGCTCGGCCCGTCGCTCGATCTCTAA
- a CDS encoding HEPN domain-containing protein — translation MMLRDAGLFNDCLSRLYYALFHTMVALLLTVGVEPRRHRALPHLLGQHVSNVLTASEIAAVGRAATYRELADYERAWDADAEAVSEAFAEIDRLIKRARAHLVGGGWAA, via the coding sequence GTGATGCTGCGCGACGCTGGCCTCTTCAACGATTGCCTGAGCCGCCTCTACTACGCCCTCTTTCACACGATGGTCGCGCTCCTTCTGACCGTCGGCGTCGAGCCGCGACGTCACCGCGCCCTTCCCCACCTCCTCGGCCAACATGTCTCGAACGTCCTGACCGCGAGCGAGATCGCTGCGGTGGGCCGCGCAGCGACGTACCGCGAGCTGGCGGACTACGAGCGTGCGTGGGATGCGGATGCCGAGGCCGTGAGCGAGGCGTTCGCCGAGATCGACCGGCTCATCAAACGCGCGCGGGCGCACCTCGTCGGTGGTGGATGGGCGGCTTAG
- a CDS encoding nucleotidyltransferase domain-containing protein: protein MPIPDSLRGPLEQYRELLRGMFGERLRDVRLFGSYARGEAHEDSDVDVLVVIDGLTPAEHWRTAGAETPIALASGLMIAPLILATEKLDELRRSERLLAKDLDAEGISL, encoded by the coding sequence ATGCCGATCCCCGACTCGCTGCGCGGTCCGCTCGAGCAGTACCGCGAGCTCCTGCGCGGGATGTTCGGTGAGCGCCTCCGTGACGTGCGGTTGTTCGGTTCCTACGCGCGGGGTGAGGCCCACGAGGACTCCGACGTCGACGTGCTGGTCGTCATCGACGGGCTCACGCCGGCCGAGCACTGGCGAACGGCCGGCGCAGAGACGCCGATCGCCCTCGCGAGCGGCCTCATGATCGCGCCGCTCATCTTGGCGACGGAGAAGCTCGACGAGCTACGACGCTCGGAGCGCCTCCTCGCGAAGGACCTGGACGCGGAAGGGATCTCCCTTTGA
- a CDS encoding VanW family protein, with amino-acid sequence MKLPRRALVLGGAASLVARRAGAEPALVTLGRFATSYAFDAEHKARASNVQLAAEAIDGKKVPAGGTFSFNDAVGERTAAFGYAKALVLRDGMLAEGAGGGACQVASTLHAAALLAGLDVALRVPHSRPSAYVRMALDATVAYPKIDLKIANSTADEVGIVARAANGNIEIRIQGITRRDVTLTTEVLDRTAIPRTFEPDPKVGPDEARRTAFGIPGYRVRRVRTLVQDDGTPRHDVRIDTYAAVPEVLRVAPGFDHARLAPPEDEEHAAMAKVTVTTAPTALRPAAAQLKPSTLVTLDNRT; translated from the coding sequence ATGAAGCTCCCGCGCCGCGCGCTCGTGCTCGGCGGCGCCGCGTCCCTCGTCGCCCGCCGCGCCGGCGCCGAGCCCGCGCTCGTCACGCTCGGCCGCTTCGCGACGTCGTACGCCTTCGACGCCGAGCACAAGGCGCGGGCGTCGAACGTGCAGCTCGCGGCGGAGGCGATCGACGGCAAGAAGGTCCCCGCCGGCGGCACCTTCTCGTTCAACGACGCCGTGGGCGAGCGCACCGCGGCGTTCGGGTACGCGAAGGCGCTCGTCCTCCGCGACGGGATGCTCGCGGAGGGAGCCGGCGGCGGCGCCTGCCAGGTCGCGTCGACGCTGCACGCCGCCGCCCTCCTCGCCGGCCTCGACGTCGCGCTCCGCGTCCCGCACTCGCGGCCCAGCGCTTACGTCCGGATGGCGCTCGACGCGACCGTCGCTTATCCGAAGATCGACCTGAAAATAGCCAATTCGACCGCGGACGAAGTCGGAATTGTCGCCCGCGCCGCCAACGGCAACATCGAAATACGGATTCAAGGCATTACGCGCCGCGACGTCACGCTGACGACGGAGGTCCTCGACCGCACCGCGATCCCGCGTACCTTCGAGCCCGATCCCAAGGTCGGCCCCGACGAGGCGCGCCGCACCGCGTTCGGGATACCCGGTTATCGCGTCCGCCGCGTGCGCACGCTCGTGCAGGACGACGGCACGCCGCGCCACGACGTCCGCATCGACACCTACGCCGCCGTCCCCGAGGTCCTGCGCGTCGCGCCCGGCTTCGACCACGCCCGCCTCGCGCCGCCGGAGGACGAGGAGCACGCCGCGATGGCGAAGGTCACGGTCACGACCGCCCCCACCGCGCTCCGCCCCGCCGCCGCGCAGCTCAAGCCGAGCACGCTCGTGACGCTCGACAACCGGACCTGA
- a CDS encoding GNAT family N-acetyltransferase, which translates to MSEAESLYVTTPIEPADARSGFSCGKHALDDYFARHAVANDATGLGRAYVLRRGAEDPTTLPIVLGFYTLSMAVADSAHVAQILEKKLPKYPMPVALIGRLAIDHRAQGRRLGEKLLIDALRRVVDAASILGCLGIIVDAKDEDAERFYTKYDFVAITDSGWPKRMFLPIGTARAAFAEI; encoded by the coding sequence ATGAGCGAAGCCGAGTCCCTTTACGTCACGACACCGATCGAACCCGCCGACGCGAGGTCCGGCTTCTCGTGCGGCAAGCACGCGCTCGACGACTACTTCGCGCGGCACGCCGTGGCGAACGACGCTACTGGCCTTGGTCGCGCCTACGTATTGCGCCGGGGGGCCGAGGATCCAACCACGCTTCCCATCGTGCTCGGCTTCTACACGCTGAGCATGGCCGTCGCCGACTCGGCGCACGTCGCGCAGATACTGGAGAAGAAGCTCCCGAAGTACCCGATGCCCGTCGCGTTGATCGGGCGACTCGCCATCGACCATCGCGCCCAAGGACGACGACTCGGCGAGAAGCTGTTGATCGACGCCTTGCGCCGGGTCGTGGACGCCGCGAGCATCCTCGGCTGCCTGGGCATCATCGTCGACGCGAAGGACGAGGACGCCGAGCGCTTCTACACGAAGTACGACTTTGTTGCGATCACGGACAGCGGCTGGCCGAAGCGCATGTTCCTGCCGATCGGCACGGCGCGTGCCGCGTTCGCAGAGATCTGA